The nucleotide sequence TCAGGAGTTTCAGGGCAAAGAGGCGCAGGCCGGGCCGGATCGACCAGCTCAGGAAGCGGGTCCGGGCCGGATGGAGCATGGTCCGGACCAGTTTCCAGGTTCCGCGTCGCGAGCGGACCATGTCCCCCTGGACAAGCCCCTGTTTTTTGCGTGGCGCGTGGTCCGACAGGGCCACGTAGTATTTGTCCAGGCCTCGTTCGCGAAAGACGCGGGCCAGATTCACGGCGGCGTCGCGGTTCGTGGCCAGGAGCAGCAGGCCGGATGTGTCCTTGTCCAGGCGGTGCACCGGCCAGACGCGGTCCAGGCCCAGACCGCGTCGAACCAGGGTGCACAGCCCGGCGGTTTCCCCGTGGTCATGAAAATCGACGCCCGGATTCTTGGCCACGACCACGAATCCGGGCCGCGTCGCGACCAGGGAAAAGCCGTCCATCAGCGCCATTTCCTGGGCTTTTTCCTGGACTGTCCGGGAGGGTAGGCGCGGCGGTGCTCGTCGTGGTGGGTGTACGGCCGGTCCACGTCCAGGGTCAGGACCACGGGCGCGCCCAGTCTGGCGCGAAATTCTCGTGGCAAGCGCGTCGCCCGGCGCCAGCCATTGTCCAGGTAGAAGTAGAGATGGCGGTCCAGATCGAAATACACCCTG is from Deltaproteobacteria bacterium and encodes:
- a CDS encoding RNA pseudouridine synthase translates to MDGFSLVATRPGFVVVAKNPGVDFHDHGETAGLCTLVRRGLGLDRVWPVHRLDKDTSGLLLLATNRDAAVNLARVFRERGLDKYYVALSDHAPRKKQGLVQGDMVRSRRGTWKLVRTMLHPARTRFLSWSIRPGLRLFALKLLTGRTHQLRVALKSLGAPVLGDRLYHQLVPDWPDRMYLHAHTLRFVLDGTPHVFRCPPEQGAFFQDQSVQAAMTALGCLEDLPWPGEPVRCRADWCP